The genomic segment TCTTGATGGAGCTATAGAAAAGTTATATTTAGCCTTGCCGGAGCTTTTAGAACTTGCAGAAGTAGAAAAATCTTGTCAGCTCATGGCAGATGAGATTGAAAAAACTAGAAGAACGGTTAATGCACTTGAATACATGACTATACCTCAACTCAATGAAACTATAAAGTATATAAGAATGAAGCTTGAGGAAAATGAGCGTGGAGCTTTAACTAGACTTATGAAGGTTAAAAGTATGATGGAGAAAGCTCAAGAGCTAGCAGATGCAAAAAGAATTAGCACATAAATAAGGTGGAATTAAGGTGTCTTTAGTGATGCCTTAATTTTTTTTGCAGAGATTTTAGTTGATGTATACATATATTTAGAATAGAATATATGTATACATTTAAAAGTTATTGCTGTGAAACGCAATTAGTATAAAGAAAAGGAGAATGCATATGGCAGTTAGGGAAATTTTACAATATGGAGACGAGCGTCTTAATATGATTTGTGAGAAGGTAGGAAAAATAGATAGGAAGATATTAAACACAATTGACGATATGATGGATACGCTTTATGAGGGTAATGGAATAGGACTTGCGGCTCCTCAAATAGGAATTTTAAAAAGGGTTATCTTAATTGATTTAGGAGAAGAAGAAGAAAATCCAATAATAATTATAAATCCTAAAATAACAGCTCAGTCAGGAAATGAAAAGGATTATGAGGGCTGTTTAAGCTACTTAGGATATGAAGGTGAAGTATTTAGACCTACAAACGTTACAGTTGTAGGAATTAATATTAAGGGGAAACCAGTAACTTATGAAGCTTCAGGATTACTGGCAAGGGCCTTATGTCATGAAATTGACCATCTAGATGGAGTATTATATATGTCTAGAGCTGAGGAAATGTACGAAGTAACAACAGAATAATTTTGTACAAGAGCATGCCTGAGATTATTAAAATCATAAGGCATGCTCTTTTTTACAATTTAAGGTGTTTATTAATGTAATCTTTAAGTCTATCATCCCAAGGAGCAATTTCAATGCCAAGAGAATGTTTTATATGCGAATTATTTACACAGGTATATTTAGGTTCTTTAATGAGATTGGATAAAAGCTTATCTGAATTCACAACTAACGGAACATCGAGATTACTAAATTCTATAATACTATTTATTAGCATTGACTTTGATAAACAACCTTCATTGGTATAGTTATATATCCCATATTTATCAGTTTCTAATAGTCTCTGAAGGACTATAGTTAAATCTTCAATATAAGTTACGGAAAGGGTGGGGTCCGAAAATAGATAAATTGCTGTATGTTTGCCATTTATGAGCTTTCTCACAAAACAATCATTGCCACCAAATATATTTGAGGTGCGGACAATAAAATATTTTTCACAAATGGTTTGTATTAATTCTTCTCCACCTAATTTACTTTTGCTATAGGCGTTTATTGGGGTACATTCATCAACTTCACTGTAGGGTGTTGTATTAGTATCTCCGTATACATCTGTGCTAGATAGGTATACTAGGGGGATACTAAGCGAATTACAACAATTAGCAATGTTTAAAGTTCCTACAGTGTTTACATCATAGGCTAAAGATTCATGGTATTCACAAATATATTTATTTGTCATGCCCGCAGTATGAATTACAGCGTCAGGCTTTAATTCATACAGAGTTTTCTCGGTAGTTATTTTATCAGTTATGTTAAGTTCAGTTTTATCTAATCCATATATAGTATGTGATTTAGACAAGATATTACAAAGATAAGTTCCAATATTACCTTTTGCGCCAGTTATTAAAATATTCATAGAGCCCTCCTTAAAGTTCGTGCTATTAAAGTATATGGCTCAGTATCCTTATTATTAAAAAATATTTTATTTTTCAGGGTGAATAATAGAATATTTTAATATTTAAGTGACAAACTATAAAGTATATGCATTTTCATGTATATAAAAGATAGGTTAACTAATAATCATTATTAGTTGAATGGATTTGATAAATGTGGTAAAATATATTATATGTAAGATGATTAAAATCATATAGGTTTATAGGATGTCTAACAATTAATAATTGTTAGACACTAAGAGAACTAAAGGAGGACTTTGAGAATGGAAACAACAAAGTTAAAAGACAATATTTATTGGGTTGGGGTAAACGATCCTAAGCTCGAGGTATTTGATATTATAATGGAAACAAAGAAAGGAACTACATATAATTCATATTTAATAGATGATGAAAAAGTTGCTATAATAGATTGTGTTAAAAATGGTTTCTTTGAAGGGTTTTTAGATAAAATAAAAGGTGTTATTGGAGAAAGAAAAGTTGATTACATAATTGTTCAACATACAGAACTCGACCATAGTGGTTCTTTAGGTAAGCTCTTAGAAGTTTATCCAGAGGCTGTTGTTCTAGCTTCAAAACCTGCTATAACGTATCTAAAAGAAATTACTAACAAGGAATTTAATAGCAGGCCAGCAGTAGGAGAGATTTGCTTAGGTAAAAACACATTACAATTTATTTCAGCACCAAATTTACATTGGCCTGATACAATGTTTACATATGCTAAGGAAGAAAAAGTATTGTTTACTTGTGACGTAATGGGTTGTCATTATTCACCAGTTAATTGTATAACGGATGCTTGCTCAGGTGATTATTTCGACGAAATGAAATATTATTTTGACGTTATAATGGGACCATTTAAAAAATTTGTTAATATGGGATTAGATAAAATCAAAGATTTAGAATTAGATATGGTAGCGCCAAGCCATGGTCCTATACATGTAGAGGATATTAAAATGTATGTAGACCTTTATAGAAAGTGGGCTAAAACTTACGAGATAAAAGAAAAAAACATTCAAATATTATACATATCCGCTTATCATAATACTGAGGCTATGGCAAAATATATAGCTAATAAAATTAATGAAAAGGGAATAAAGGCTGAAGTTCATGAAATAACATCTATGAATTTAAGTGAGATTGTATCATTAATTGAAGAAGCCTCAGGTATTATGATTGGTTCTCCAACTATCAATCAAGATGCTGTAAAGCCTGCTTGGGATGTTCTGTCTCTTGTGTGTCCAATAACAAATAGAGGTAAAGTCGCAGCAGCTTTCGGATCATATGGATGGAGTGGTGAAGGAGTTCCGATGCTTACACAAAGACTAAAATCTTTAAAATTTAAAGTAGTCGAGGAAGGACTTAAATTTAAATTCGTCCCAGACAGCAAGGAATTTGAGCAAGCTGATAAATTTGTGGAGGAGTATTTACAACTCTTGAATTAATAAGTTACTAGGGATACTTAGGCTACAACGTTTATTATAGTAAATAAAAGAAAATCTCACTTGGTTAGTGAAATTTTTCTTTTTTTTTATAAAGAATTAAAAATATTTCAAATGCAAAGAATATAATGACCAGGATACTAAATATTATTGTAAAAAAAAGTTTCGCAATAATATCCAGACAAGAATTAAATCGCAGTAAATAATTCACAAATGATTTATGGAGGGGTATATTTGAATAAGCAAAATATAATAAATTTTCTAAATAAGAATGGCCTAAGTGACATAGTTGAAATTCAATATAAAAAGGACACTATAGCACTGAAATTTAAATATTATTATGATGAAGTAGAAATTGAAGCTGCTACATCTTATGCAAATGAAGAAGGAGATTTTAAACAAAATGAAGAAGATTGGTATGAAGAGTTTTTCTTGCCTTATTTAAGTGATATTTCAGCAGATAATGTGGAAGATATAATGGAAGAATGCGCTGAGGAAATGGAAATTGAATATGAATTCATTGGTTGTGATATATCAGAAGATGCATATGAATTTAATGAATTCGCGGTAGTTTTTTATGGTGCAGATGTAAATATTGAAATTGATGATATTTTAATTGAGTTGGATATCTAAAATCATGTGTGGATTTATCAAGCCACTTTTTCCGAAATGGCTTGAAATTTCTGATATTTAATTATAACTTCATCTAATTGCTGACTGCATGATACAACTATTTTATCTGTAGGCTCTTTACAATTTAGTAAAAAATGTAATATTGTTCTTAATGATTCTAATTCTTCCTTTATAATTTTTAATTTAATATCCATACATCAACACCTCTTCGCTTTATTTTGTTTTTGTGGAATAAATATATAATAACATATTATGCAATCTATGTTAAATTTTTAGTTAGCCAATAAAATATAAAAAAATACAAAATATACTATAATTTGTTAAATAAAACATCTATATAATGGTAAAATATAACAAAAAAATCTATGCAGATGTTGAAAAAACTTACATGGAATAATATGTAAATGACGAAAAAAGTCTTAATTTTCTTGTGTTATAATTATAAAATCAGAATATGTTTCATTTATACTATTTATGAATAAAATATTTTGGTATAATAGAAAAGTTAAAAATAGTCTAGGAGTGATATTATGAATATTGATGAATTAACTAACAGAATAAATTACCTTTATAATAAAAGCAAAGAAAGTCAACTTACAGAGGAAGAGAAATTAGAACAACAAGAGTTAAGGCAAAAGTACATTGACAATGTTAAAAGAAATTTTAGAGCACAATTAGATACAATTAAAAAAGTATAATATCTTTATTAAAAACAATAAATTTTAAAATCAGTAAAAATGGGGGAGTTTTAATGGATGTTACTATAGAGGAATTAATAGAGCATTTTAAGTTAGAGGTTTTAGTAGAAGGAGAAAAGGGTAACTTAATTAATGTTAGTGATATTAATAGACCGGGGCTTCAAATTGCAGGCTTTTACCAGTATTTCGATAATAATCGAGTTCAATTAATAGGTATGGCAGAATGGAGTTTTCTAGATTGTATGGAAGAAGACCTTAGGAAGAAACGATTGAATAAATACTTTAAATTAGATATACCTTGCGTTATAGTCACTAGGCAGATGCAACCTCATAAGGAACTTATGGAGGCAGCAAGGGGAAATGGACGATGGGTTTTACGAACAAAATTAATTTCTACAAGATTTATTAGTAAATTTACAAATTACGTAGATACTAAGTTAGCTCCAGAAACTAGACTTCACGGTGTTCTAGTAGATGTTTATGGTATAGGCATGTTATTAAGTGGAGAAAGTGGGATAGGCAAGAGTGAATGTGCGTTAGAACTTATAAAAAGGGGTCACAGGCTGATCGCAGACGATGCAGTTGACATTAAAGAAATTGATGGTGTATTACTTGGAAGTTGCCCATACATAACCTCAGGAATGCTGGAGGTCAGAGGTATGGGGATAATAGATATTCCAGCAATATATGGTATGAGTTCGGTTCTAAACACTAAGACTATTAGTTTGTTGATATCACTTACTCAGTGGAATGAGAGTGAAGAATATGATAGGCTTGGTATAGATAATGAATTTATGGATATTCTAAATGTGCCTGTAAGAAAAATAACATTGCCAATTAGGCCAGGTAGGAATATAGCAGTAATTATTGAAGCAGCTGCAGCTAATTATAGATACAGTTTAAATTCTAAGATAACTCCTGTTGAAACCATAAATATGAGAATAGAGGAAGTAACTGCAACTCTTAAGAAATAAAAAAATGGAATTAACATAGAGTATAATGTTTTTTTTGTAACTTTAAATGTTTGTAATTTTAGGAAATATTTAGTAGAATAGTAAGTGCAGGAAGCATTTATAATAGGGAGGGAATAAACATGTCTGAAATTAAAAGTTTAGAAAAAGAATATGAAGTAGCTTGGGATAAATACACAAAAAGTGATTTTAAAAAGGTATTTGCATTATCTGACAATTATATAGACTTCATGTCAAAATGCAAAACTGAAAGAGAATGCGTTACAGAGTTTGTTACACTAGCTAAAAAAAACGGTTACAAAAATATTGATACTTATATAAGTGAAGGCACTAAATTAAAAGCTGGTGATAAGGTTTACGCTAGCAGTATGGGAAAAACCTTAGCATTGTTTTTAATTGGGTCTGAGCCTATTGAAAAGGGTTTTAAAATTTTAGGTGCTCACGTGGACTCACCAAGACTCGATTTAAAACAAAATCCATTATATGAGGATTCAGATCTAGCATTAGCTAAAACACATTACTATGGTGGAATTAAGAAGTACCAATGGGTTACGTTACCTTTAGCTATTCATGGTGTTATTGTTAAAAAGGATGGTACAGTAATAAATGTAGTAATAGGAGAAGATGAAAAAGAACCAGTAGTTGGAATTTCAGATCTTCTAATTCACTTATCAGCAGATCAATTGAAAAAGACTTTAGACAAAGGTATCGAAGGTGAAGATTTAAACGTATTTATGGGAAGTATACCAGTAGAAGATAAGGATGCAAAAAATAGAGTTAAGTTAAATATATTAAAACTTTTAAATGATAAATATGATATAGATGAAGAAGATTTCGTATCATCAGAATTAGAAGTAGTACCTGCAGGACGCGCTAGAAACTATGGACTAGATAGCAGTATGATTATGGCTTATGGACAAGATGATAGAGTGTGTGCGTACACTTCTTATGAAGCATTAATGAACATTAAGGAAACAGACAAAACTTGTATTGTTTTACTTGTGGACAAAGAGGAAGTTGGAAGTATTGGTGCAACAGGAATGCAATCAAAATTCTTTGAAAACACAGTAGCTGAGGTTGTTAATTTAATGGGAGAATATAGTGATTTAAAAGTAAGAAGGGCATTAGCAAATTCAAAAATGTTATCATCAGACGTAAGTGCAGCATATGATCCAAACTTTCCTTCGGTTATGGAAAAACGTAATTCTGCATATTTTGGAAAAGGTATAGTTTTAAACAAGTATACTGGGGCTCGCGGAAAAGGAGGATGCAACGATGCAAATCCAGAATTTATTGCGCAGCTTAGAACCATAATGGAAAAACATAATATTTCATGGCAAACATCAGAGCTTGGAAAAGTGGACCAAGGCGGCGGCGGTACAATAGCTTATATACTAGCCGGGTTTGGTATGCAGGTTATAGATTCAGGGGTTGCTCTTCATAATATGCATGCGCCATGGGAAATTGCAAGCAAAGCAGACATATATGAAGCTTTTAGAGCTTATGAAGCTTTCTTAATAGAAATATAGAAAAGAAAGTGTATATTATTACAACTGCTTTTCACTTCGCTGAGTAATTCTAAGCTAATATTATGAAAGACACTAAAAAGTACAAACTCACTATCGCTCAAACATGTACTTTTCTTAACGTATATTTCATAACATTAGCAAAAAATTGCTAATGCTTGTTCAAATGCAGCTTACGTAATATATGCTTTTTTTCTTTAGTTTACGATTTTGTTCCACAGTTGCGCAAGAGCTCTTCTTTAGACGATAGATATTTGTTTTGCGAATATTAAATTCAAAGCATATCTACCACATCTGCAGCCTACCGGCTAAAAGACTTTTTGGTAGGTAATATTGAGATTTATTATTACTTTACCTGCCATCCTTCTTATATACATATTAGCATAACTGCATAATAGGGTATCAAAATAAATAACAAATATTTTTATGTGTAAAAAAAGTATATATTACTATTAATGCATTGCATTAATAGTAATATATACTTTTTTTCTTTTATGATTCTAAGGCATTTACAAAGGTAGCTAGTTCATTATGGCTTAAGGAAACTGAACCAACGACGCCATGACTGGTATCTGAGGTTGTAATTCCATGAAAATCTGAACCTGCAGTAATTAACTTGCCATATTCTTTAGCTTTTGACTTTAATAGTGATTTTTGCTTTTTTGTATTTATTGGGTAAACTGCTTCAATACCATCAAAATCTAAGCTTAGCATTTCATCTATGGTTGATTTTTTAATTAGAACAGGGTGTGCAAGTACAACTAATGCATTAACTTTTTTTAATATGGTTATGCCATCGGCTGTTGAAATTCTCTTAATGTGTACATATGCAGGGCTACTGTTTGAAAGGAAATTATCAAATATATATTTCCAATCATATTTATAACCAGCATCAATTATTGCTTTAGCTATATGGGGCCTAGCTATTACTCCTTTAGCTTCATCTAAAACTTTTTGATAGTCTAGTTTTATTTTAAAAAACGTATCTAAATTTTCCACTATTTTTTTAGCTCTTAATATTCTGAAATCATCTATGTCTTTTAAGAAATTTTGAAAAGCAACATCTTTATATTTATCATCTTTAAAATAACCCAATATGTGAATGCTTTCGTTATTATAAATAGTAGATAGTTCTATTCCAGGTATTACCCTTATATTTTCAATTAGACCTTCTCTGATTCCTTCCTCAACATTTAAAGTTGTGTCATGATCTGTTATTGCAATAATATCCAAACCATTTAAAGACGCTTCATGAATTAGTTCTTTAGGACTTAGTTTTCCATCAGACGCATTTGTATGAAGATGGAAATCACCTCGATTGTACATATAATCACCTCAAATTTAAAGTTTAGCATAAGGGATATAAAAATAAATAACAAGACAATATACGAGTCTATTGTAGCCTATTTATTTTTATGTGCCTAATACCATTTTAACCAATATTGGTGAATATTAAAAGGGAATTATAATAAATAATAATTATTATTGAATATTTATTAAATGTTAGGCTCTTTTTATTTGCAATTGTATAGGTGGTAGCCTGCGAGATAGTTACTCGTATAACTAATCTTTATAATTTACTTATTTTTAAGACATATATTTCATACATTTCATATTTTATAATTGTAAATGTGACTTGATTACAATTATAAAAATTTGGAGGGTACTTATATGATTCAATTAAAAGCTGTGAATAAAAAATATAAACGCGAAAATATGGAGCAGGAGGTTCTGAAAAACATAGACATGGCAATCGAGGAAGGGGATTTTATTACTATAATGGGTCCTTCAGGAGGTGGAAAGTCTACACTTCTATATATTTTGTCAATGCTTGAAGCTTCAAGTACTGGTGAAGTCTTTTTTGACAATAAGATTATCAGTGGTAAGAAAGAAAAAGAAATAGAGGTATTAAGACGTAAAAATATCGGACTTATTTTTCAAAATTCTAATTTAATAACGGGTTTGACACCTTTAGAAAATTTATTGTTAGCTATGGATAGCAAAGAAGGTAAAAAAGAGAAAATAGAAAAATGTGAAGCTTTATTAAAAAAGGTAGGCTT from the Clostridium sp. CM027 genome contains:
- the def gene encoding peptide deformylase, producing the protein MAVREILQYGDERLNMICEKVGKIDRKILNTIDDMMDTLYEGNGIGLAAPQIGILKRVILIDLGEEEENPIIIINPKITAQSGNEKDYEGCLSYLGYEGEVFRPTNVTVVGINIKGKPVTYEASGLLARALCHEIDHLDGVLYMSRAEEMYEVTTE
- a CDS encoding NAD(P)-dependent oxidoreductase, which encodes MNILITGAKGNIGTYLCNILSKSHTIYGLDKTELNITDKITTEKTLYELKPDAVIHTAGMTNKYICEYHESLAYDVNTVGTLNIANCCNSLSIPLVYLSSTDVYGDTNTTPYSEVDECTPINAYSKSKLGGEELIQTICEKYFIVRTSNIFGGNDCFVRKLINGKHTAIYLFSDPTLSVTYIEDLTIVLQRLLETDKYGIYNYTNEGCLSKSMLINSIIEFSNLDVPLVVNSDKLLSNLIKEPKYTCVNNSHIKHSLGIEIAPWDDRLKDYINKHLKL
- a CDS encoding FprA family A-type flavoprotein, producing the protein METTKLKDNIYWVGVNDPKLEVFDIIMETKKGTTYNSYLIDDEKVAIIDCVKNGFFEGFLDKIKGVIGERKVDYIIVQHTELDHSGSLGKLLEVYPEAVVLASKPAITYLKEITNKEFNSRPAVGEICLGKNTLQFISAPNLHWPDTMFTYAKEEKVLFTCDVMGCHYSPVNCITDACSGDYFDEMKYYFDVIMGPFKKFVNMGLDKIKDLELDMVAPSHGPIHVEDIKMYVDLYRKWAKTYEIKEKNIQILYISAYHNTEAMAKYIANKINEKGIKAEVHEITSMNLSEIVSLIEEASGIMIGSPTINQDAVKPAWDVLSLVCPITNRGKVAAAFGSYGWSGEGVPMLTQRLKSLKFKVVEEGLKFKFVPDSKEFEQADKFVEEYLQLLN
- a CDS encoding aspartyl-phosphate phosphatase Spo0E family protein; translated protein: MDIKLKIIKEELESLRTILHFLLNCKEPTDKIVVSCSQQLDEVIIKYQKFQAISEKVA
- a CDS encoding DUF896 domain-containing protein, whose product is MNIDELTNRINYLYNKSKESQLTEEEKLEQQELRQKYIDNVKRNFRAQLDTIKKV
- the hprK gene encoding HPr(Ser) kinase/phosphatase, giving the protein MDVTIEELIEHFKLEVLVEGEKGNLINVSDINRPGLQIAGFYQYFDNNRVQLIGMAEWSFLDCMEEDLRKKRLNKYFKLDIPCVIVTRQMQPHKELMEAARGNGRWVLRTKLISTRFISKFTNYVDTKLAPETRLHGVLVDVYGIGMLLSGESGIGKSECALELIKRGHRLIADDAVDIKEIDGVLLGSCPYITSGMLEVRGMGIIDIPAIYGMSSVLNTKTISLLISLTQWNESEEYDRLGIDNEFMDILNVPVRKITLPIRPGRNIAVIIEAAAANYRYSLNSKITPVETINMRIEEVTATLKK
- a CDS encoding aminopeptidase, with product MSEIKSLEKEYEVAWDKYTKSDFKKVFALSDNYIDFMSKCKTERECVTEFVTLAKKNGYKNIDTYISEGTKLKAGDKVYASSMGKTLALFLIGSEPIEKGFKILGAHVDSPRLDLKQNPLYEDSDLALAKTHYYGGIKKYQWVTLPLAIHGVIVKKDGTVINVVIGEDEKEPVVGISDLLIHLSADQLKKTLDKGIEGEDLNVFMGSIPVEDKDAKNRVKLNILKLLNDKYDIDEEDFVSSELEVVPAGRARNYGLDSSMIMAYGQDDRVCAYTSYEALMNIKETDKTCIVLLVDKEEVGSIGATGMQSKFFENTVAEVVNLMGEYSDLKVRRALANSKMLSSDVSAAYDPNFPSVMEKRNSAYFGKGIVLNKYTGARGKGGCNDANPEFIAQLRTIMEKHNISWQTSELGKVDQGGGGTIAYILAGFGMQVIDSGVALHNMHAPWEIASKADIYEAFRAYEAFLIEI
- a CDS encoding PHP domain-containing protein — encoded protein: MYNRGDFHLHTNASDGKLSPKELIHEASLNGLDIIAITDHDTTLNVEEGIREGLIENIRVIPGIELSTIYNNESIHILGYFKDDKYKDVAFQNFLKDIDDFRILRAKKIVENLDTFFKIKLDYQKVLDEAKGVIARPHIAKAIIDAGYKYDWKYIFDNFLSNSSPAYVHIKRISTADGITILKKVNALVVLAHPVLIKKSTIDEMLSLDFDGIEAVYPINTKKQKSLLKSKAKEYGKLITAGSDFHGITTSDTSHGVVGSVSLSHNELATFVNALES
- a CDS encoding ABC transporter ATP-binding protein, yielding MIQLKAVNKKYKRENMEQEVLKNIDMAIEEGDFITIMGPSGGGKSTLLYILSMLEASSTGEVFFDNKIISGKKEKEIEVLRRKNIGLIFQNSNLITGLTPLENLLLAMDSKEGKKEKIEKCEALLKKVGLLDKKNAKATSLSGGEAQRVAVVRALVNSPRFILCDEPTGALDSENGKRVIELLMRVKAESGCCLAIVTHDERIGSLGDRKFFLEDGVLNELA